The Rosa rugosa chromosome 1, drRosRugo1.1, whole genome shotgun sequence genomic sequence TATTGaaaactgtgcccgtgacccagagagtggaaataaacactaaaaaacagtgaatagtaggtgacctggtgacctaatgggtgaacttgctctaagagaaCTTGGATCTGTCGTTGTGGGTGGTCATGTCACTTGCGCATCTTCCCCAGTTACCGGAAGTAATCCGGTGGcacacatttgcagctggtagcACGTAGTGCAGCCATGCAGGCCCTCATGCACGTCCTCTTCCTCAAATGCCTTGTCAATGGAATGCAATCTGCCCACCAAAAAAACACCAAATTTTCTACTTGCTTCTCGTTCATTTTCTTGAGAGGGGTTAGGTCATCTCCAATAAGAGGACTATATGGTAACCTATAGCCCTTTTTGTTATAATATGGGCTCCAACAAGAGAAGGGCCAAAGGTGAAGAGGGGGGTGGAGAGAGCTACATTTAGCCCTATGGGTGGCCCTTTAGCCCTTGGTGGGACCCACGGAAATCAGCCCAATTAAGGGGTGTGGTGCAATGCATGGTTTGATCCAATGACCAATAATTAATAACATTTGCAATCCAACGGTATGTAATTAAACATAacttaatattatatatatatatatatatatatatatatatatatatatatatatatatatatatattatattttataaagaTGAATTTTAGTTATATAAATTAGTTTCTTTTAAGTGCatgtatttttttaatttatttattttgtatcatGTTAATGAAGTTTATGtaatatttatttatgtaatATTTTGTATCATTCAATCGGGAATCTACATATTTGCTTCCGAAATGGCACGTGGCAAACATCTATTCAAAAATGTTATCAATAATACAACATAAATACCTCATCCAAATATACatcttaaaaattaattttttcctcaacaattaattttagtctaaattataatattattaaaataaaataaaatcatacaaattagaaaacataatgtaaaatcataaaatacttgaaagggctaaaatttagccatCCCTTACTGGAGATGATTCACTTGTTCATGAATAAACAATAATATTTATgggggctaaattatagccctggACCCAATATAGCCCCTCCTtactggagatggccttagAACTTATCTTGTGTTGCCCTGCTGCTGTTTATTTTTGTCTATCGTATTAATTATAAAACTGGGTCACCAGAATGCCCGGTGTAACTTCTCCCATGATATTTCTTAATTACTTAGTTAGTATTGCTTAATtctatatatttattaaaaaaataagcatatataaatatattatactaattaaaaaatatattgaGGTACATGAGATTCAATACACTAATTTGTGATGATTTAACTATTCACAATCTTATTATTTGAGTCACGATGTTCTTACAGTTGTGGAGATTGGATTGAGCGATGGAATGTTAGCGTCATTGTCACCATAAAAAAATCAGTGATGTTGTCCCATAAACCTCGATGAGTTCATTTCTTACCTCGATAATATGACAATAACTCATGATACGACCTATATTGTATATACATGGATAAATGGTTTTTCAATGATGGAACACACTATGCAATAAAACTTTGACAATGCAAATTCTATAGTATATCCTTATGATAAAGAGAAGTTAATTATATGTGTATATCCATATCGGCTTCACCTTGAGCGTCGGCTTGGGCTTCGCTCTTGTGCCCATGCTAAACACCATAGGGAAGATATTCTTGAGAATGGCATTAGCAACAATCGATTGGAATGTATATGTGTACATCAGTACATGTCTTATATAGTGGTGTAGTAGTCTCTAACCTTGTTACTGGAAATGGTGGAGTCATCAGCACTTCACCGGGAGTTGATGCCTAAAATCGCACACAGAGATATTTAATGCACATGTAGTTTGACCATCTAGCCCTAATTTAAAGTTGTATACAATCCTCTATGAAAATGTACCTTCGACTCCTTGGCCTTTCTATTTTCAAACTCATCAATTGAAACCTATAAAGACAGAATGCCATCTATATAATTTTTAATGTATGAAAGTGAAAGTATCCAAAGAGAAAGTACACGTGTTTACCTGTGTACACACATACATAACTAATGGAGGAGTTATACATTTGTAGtaactaagagcatctttagcaatactagccatttttcagtcaaattttagccaaaataattaaaaagttattttggctagtcactttagaaatacgtctacatcagttctctctattttaactaattttgaatttatattatttactaaatgaataaaaaatattttaaattcATTTGTAAATTACACAAAATGACTTAAAGagaatgttttaaatttataaaaataatagGAAGCCTCATCttactctctatatttaggagcgagataggtAAAAGTTAAAATAGAGAGTCACTTTGAAGTCTGATGCAACTGTTAAAACTGATAAAAAGCtgaacatgctctctaaaataacTAAGGAGTCAAGATAAAGagtttgctaaagatgctctaagataatggtgaagaagagaaagaacaaAGTTCAGAAGATCATTAACTAAGATAATTAATAcgtcatgtttttttttcttcactcTCTTTAAATTATATGCGGGCAATTACATTATGAATTATTATAGAAAATTCAATATGAAAGGAGTTAGAACTAGAATCACAATAGAAAAATTATAcagattttattttttgagtttGTATAATAATTTTCTAAAGAAACGGTTGGAAATTATCTACTCTATTGCATTTCAAGTCAAGAAAATTGATCTTGAAGAATGTCTTTATGATATAGCGTTTAATATTATTCTTAACTTGATGAAATATATAGGGTTTGAAAAAACGAGTCTAGCTATTTTATTTCAAGGGCGTTGTATGACTTGTATTCTTATTTGAGTGTAGCAGGGGCCACATGTTTCCCTTTGCGGCCAGAAGGCTAGGTCCGGGTGGAACACATTTGCAGTGGGTCGCAACATATCATGCATGCTCCCTTGGACGGTTTCTGCATGCTACACTCATGCAATCTGCATGCCCCATTAATTGAATTAGCAAAtgaaataacatttttttttttagaacaaaTGAAATAGCATTTCGATGGATATATTAAACCCATGAGAAGGAATGAAGGATACGTTATATTTACCAATTAAAGATATAGTTCGGGGCCTTAATGGTGTAAAATTGGGTGGCGGCTGGAAGTCTTGATGGTAGGGGGCGGGCTTGATTGCTGCAACAGGAGTGGGTGCGTCAACAAAAGGGGATGGAACCAATAAGTTGTCGTCTTGAAGTAAGGGGAGCTGAAATCTTACTTTTACCAAcgtcttctccttctttctccgGTGGTGGTGGGGGTGCCTTTTTTGAAGGTGGTGGCACATTTGGCATCGGATTTTGCGGCACTTTCGGGGTCGGATTCGGCGGCGTCTCTGGCTTAGGTTTAGGGAGGATGTTCCAGATCCAGTCGATAAAATTCTGAAGATTAGTTTTCTCGTCATCGTAAACCTAAAAAGACAATAATATTAATGGACTCTAATcgaccatatatatatagggaattaACTGAAATTAATGAtaagaaatatttttttttagaagaactAATGATAAGAATATAAGAATAACAACAATGACATTAGTAATAATTGATTGGAGTCGATTGAAAAATATCTTCACTTTTCAAGTTTAAGAAGGTCCCCTCTtgatcctctatatatatatatacatatcctatccagagcgatgcctcgctttgaaattttagagcgaggttagggtttagggtcacttttcggtcgcatatccacatctcgaccgttcagtttttatgtactaatgtatagatcatctctgcaaaatttcagccaaattaatgatctttaaggcattgataactgccttaaagctagtacggttcaggttggacatattcagttcgtccattggtttaagcgagttagagaccttaaagaccatcaatttggctgaaattttgcagagatgatctatacattagtgcCTAAAAACTGatcggtcgagatgtggatatgcgaccgaaaagtgaccctaaaccctaacctcgctctgaaatttcaaagcgaggcatcgctctggataggatctgtataaaCAGGGGCGGCCCTGAGGGTGTGCAAGCTGTGCCGCTGCACAAGGCTTCTGAAAATTGGAGGCCTCCGATTTCGAGTTTCAAATACGTATATGTAGGTATAAGTCAATATATTGAATTTAGTTCCCAAAACAACTACAAAAGCAAGTGTATGTAGTGCAGCTGGTAGGATGGCAAATGCGCGTGCGCCTTCATTCCCTTTGTTACAGTTTCGAGTCGTGGGCTCAGTTTTTTaatcttcctttcttctttttccttcccttatttttttttttacttttcatttcccttatttttttttattttctccttttcttttttaatcttcctttcttcttttttctactttttttctttctttctttttttactttCCAATTTTATTATAcccattcattttttttaagtTATTATGCAACGAACATAAGGACTCGGTCAAATTTTCGCACTAGGTCTCTGAATTCTCAGAAcgggccctgtatatatatacatacatacatacatcaTTACATGTCTAATATAGTGATGTCATAGTACGTCGCTAACCTTATTTAGAGGAAGTGGTGGAGTTTGCACGTTGCCGTGAATCAATGCCTGAAATGGCACATAGATGTTCAAAACGCATGTAGTATCAACAACCCTAATTGAAAGTTACATATCATCATATATATGGAAATGTACCTTCGGCTTCTTGGCATTTTCATTCTCAAACTCATAAGCTGAAACCTACAAAGACAGGATGCCATCGAGATATTATTGAACATATGAAGTGAAAGTACTAAAAAGAAAGTGCACATGTTTATCtgcgtacacacacacacatgcataTAACTAACGGATGAGTCACCTTCGTaataactaagaaaatggtgaagaagaggaagaacagaGTTCTGAAGACCATTATCATACTCTTTCAATAGCTAGAAATCGAACAGTAGCATAAGATTGTATTTGCAGTAGCAAAAAAATCGGATGTGGTATAAATAGTGCCGAAATTAGGTATTCCTTGCATAAGCACTACCAGTGGTTATGTTCCTATAGTCATATAGATGCATGTGGATATCACATGGCGTGCGTTGAACCCTTTAGTCAAAATTAGCTTAATTAGACCTCACGAAAAGAGAAGGCATTTGCAGGAATTTCGAAGCAATTAGCATATATAGGACCTAGAATTGAAAGGTATCATAAGACAATGCTCGAATTGGTCAAAAAGAAAACTTGCATATTCAAGTTCAGTTCTTTTTAAGTAGAGCAAATGCCTAAAGGCCCATCCTCGATAgattgagaaaagaaaaggccGGGCAGTAGAAAAAAGAGGGAGTAGGTCACTTGTTCACTTATAGTGATTCAATATCAAATTGTTTTCGGCtctttaaagaaaaagaatcaaCCTATAATCAAATGTACGACTAAAGTATGCAGGAATGGATTTAGATAATATTGAATAATTATGTATTTATGAAATACATAAAAGTTGAAGTAAAATGTTTATATACATTAATGTCGACAATGCAAAGCcgcaaacacataaaagattaatgtttaacaaaaaaaaacattgattAAAGTTTGAACCTTACAAAAGAAAAGGTTAATGTTTGAAAAAGCATGTATGTGGCAAGGAAAGAAACTTCACAAATAGCAAATGCTGCATTATTTACTATCTCATCTTGACGCCAAGGAAAAGTGCATGCAATTGGGATGCGCTTCATGTTTGAAGAGATGATGTTTTCCTGGTGGTGAAGTTGGTTGTTGATGCCTCCTGGTCTCGACGAAGAAGTATACGTTCCAAGCTCCATGAATAGTTTTAGTTGCAAAATTAATTTTGAATACCTTCACTCATTCACTTAGTTAAAGGTGAAGTAGTGTTAGATTAAATTTCAAATGTGTGAACCGTTGGCCAAATCACTGAACCAAAATTGCCCGTTCGGTTTGGCTTTATCACGAAAATCGAAAGGTTGGACTACAAATTGCGTCAATTTATTGATTCAAAACACCAGCTCTAATTTGTGATATTGAACCACATCAGTAACGGTCTCCAATATGGTATGGAAACTATGGTGTGGACCCACTTTAGAGCCCATAGAAAAAGGCTTTAGGCCCGTCTATTAACAAAATTCATGGAGATAAAAATTACTGTCCAATGGGCCAAAGTCCGGTTTCTCTGTAAATATGTTTTATGGGTTTGTAAATTGGTCCAGACTAccaatagaaagaaagaaagaaagcaaaaatAAACAAGAGATGAGTTCACTGGGAAATTGTAGATACTAGTTGCTAAGCCCCCAAGTTACCGCGGGTTGATTTTTGCCTTAATTGTTTGGTTTGGCTGAGACTAAAAACG encodes the following:
- the LOC133726503 gene encoding uncharacterized protein LOC133726503, producing MIMVFRTLFFLFFTIFLVITKVSAYEFENENAKKPKALIHGNVQTPPLPLNKVYDDEKTNLQNFIDWIWNILPKPKPETPPNPTPKVPQNPMPNVPPPSKKAPPPPPEKEGEDVGKTIKPAPYHQDFQPPPNFTPLRPRTISLIDCMSVACRNRPREHA